In Alphaproteobacteria bacterium US3C007, one genomic interval encodes:
- a CDS encoding DUF4389 domain-containing protein, with translation MSQLVTSERKQIVMRGFQMLVIGIMMNIGITIIGFLAFVQFLWIVISKEKNVFITELASNFRSWYDKAFAFLLGASEEKPFPWQKI, from the coding sequence GTGTCACAACTTGTAACATCAGAGCGTAAACAGATTGTCATGAGAGGCTTTCAGATGCTTGTCATCGGCATAATGATGAACATTGGCATAACAATCATCGGATTTTTGGCATTCGTGCAATTTCTGTGGATTGTTATCTCGAAGGAGAAAAACGTCTTTATCACCGAACTGGCCTCAAACTTTAGGAGTTGGTATGATAAGGCCTTCGCATTTCTGCTTGGCGCGAGTGAAGAGAAGCCGTTTCCATGGCAAAAGATATAA